One genomic region from Streptomyces sp. Li-HN-5-11 encodes:
- a CDS encoding alpha/beta fold hydrolase has protein sequence MPNHIVDYEVAGLHVARRRPDPGSTARPNPVLLVHGGLHGAWCWDDFTEYLSARGWDCHALSWRGHGKSQPLPPEEALRRSIEDVAPDIEAVASGLQEPPIIIAHSMGALASLKYAERNRHAGMVLLTPGLPGEATPDKLEVPTDPTQMWGPPPFELTKELFFSGTDEELARRYYELLIPESPRAVAQVTTEWSVTVDPVRISGPLLVLAAEHDALSDPAAVHRLARLLGADYRHAAGFGHGVTLDRNWADIAEMTHRWLCNIAGEGKGEPQREAVVQ, from the coding sequence ATGCCGAACCACATCGTCGACTACGAAGTCGCCGGCCTCCACGTTGCCAGGCGGAGACCTGACCCCGGTTCGACCGCCAGGCCGAACCCCGTGCTGTTGGTGCACGGCGGACTCCACGGGGCGTGGTGCTGGGACGATTTCACCGAGTACCTGTCAGCCAGAGGCTGGGACTGCCACGCTCTGAGCTGGAGAGGTCACGGAAAGTCACAGCCATTGCCGCCGGAAGAGGCTCTCCGGCGTTCCATCGAAGACGTGGCCCCCGATATCGAAGCGGTGGCCTCCGGGCTCCAGGAGCCACCGATCATCATCGCTCACAGCATGGGTGCACTCGCGAGCCTGAAGTACGCCGAACGCAATCGGCACGCGGGCATGGTGCTCCTGACACCCGGCCTCCCAGGGGAGGCGACGCCCGACAAACTCGAGGTACCAACCGATCCCACTCAGATGTGGGGTCCGCCGCCCTTCGAGCTGACGAAAGAACTGTTCTTCTCCGGAACCGACGAGGAGCTTGCCCGGCGGTACTACGAGCTCCTCATCCCGGAGTCCCCACGGGCGGTGGCCCAAGTCACCACGGAATGGAGTGTCACTGTCGATCCGGTGAGGATCTCGGGGCCTCTCCTCGTCCTCGCGGCTGAGCACGATGCCTTGTCCGATCCGGCTGCTGTGCACCGACTGGCCCGGTTGCTGGGCGCGGACTACCGCCACGCGGCTGGCTTCGGTCATGGCGTCACCCTCGACCGGAACTGGGCGGACATCGCGGAGATGACGCACCGATGGCTCTGCAACATCGCTGGTGAGGGCAAGGGCGAGCCACAGAGGGAGGCGGTGGTCCAATGA
- a CDS encoding LuxR C-terminal-related transcriptional regulator, translating into MNSSVSSRLLRFTAEAGACAEQDLQAKVLDELGRVVPGKAAGVYLLGSVGNAASSVQAYGVSDYFLAKYEHQGRDSDLVLEAVLTSRSAVTEAEIYEPAEWMLLPLYRQVLALHSIAHTLQAPLIVAGEVRGTLNVARTSDQGAFTVGELAVVEALGRLSGLAMESARIAEELGRRLARASAALDLIDEPVVVTDIRTAERTANAAAQRIIGGLSGGRTFDDLLARSRDGAAKAPEGTMRPCEDPETGLKLRSTQLPDDILITIMHTPAEAPTHARALIKEALSPREYEIADLVASGLRDGQIAEQLFLSPHTVKKYLKSTYRKLSLRSRVELTRAMHGGA; encoded by the coding sequence GTGAACTCTTCGGTGAGCAGCAGGCTGCTTCGATTCACTGCCGAGGCGGGGGCCTGCGCGGAGCAGGACCTCCAGGCGAAGGTCCTTGATGAGCTCGGCCGCGTCGTTCCCGGAAAGGCCGCAGGGGTGTACCTCTTGGGCAGCGTGGGGAACGCAGCATCGAGTGTCCAGGCCTATGGAGTGAGCGACTATTTCCTGGCCAAGTATGAACATCAGGGTCGTGACTCGGACCTGGTGCTGGAGGCGGTGCTGACCAGTCGTTCAGCGGTGACGGAAGCTGAGATCTACGAGCCGGCCGAGTGGATGCTTCTCCCTCTGTACCGGCAGGTTCTCGCCTTGCACAGCATCGCTCATACGTTGCAGGCGCCCCTGATCGTGGCGGGGGAGGTACGGGGCACCTTGAACGTAGCTCGTACGTCGGACCAGGGCGCTTTCACCGTGGGAGAGCTGGCCGTCGTGGAGGCACTTGGCCGTCTCTCCGGCCTGGCGATGGAAAGTGCCAGGATTGCCGAAGAGCTCGGCAGGCGACTCGCACGCGCCTCCGCGGCTCTCGACCTGATCGACGAGCCGGTGGTGGTGACCGACATCCGCACCGCCGAACGCACCGCGAACGCTGCGGCGCAGCGCATCATCGGCGGTCTCTCCGGCGGCCGGACGTTCGACGACCTCCTGGCCCGGTCACGCGACGGAGCGGCAAAGGCACCCGAGGGGACGATGCGTCCCTGCGAAGATCCAGAGACCGGTCTGAAGCTACGGTCGACGCAGTTGCCTGACGACATCCTCATCACCATCATGCACACTCCGGCTGAGGCACCTACCCATGCACGGGCTTTGATAAAGGAGGCCCTGAGCCCGAGGGAGTACGAGATCGCGGACCTCGTGGCCTCGGGCTTGAGAGACGGGCAGATCGCCGAGCAGCTCTTCCTCAGTCCCCACACAGTCAAGAAGTACTTGAAGAGCACCTACCGCAAGCTGTCACTGCGGTCACGCGTTGAGCTCACTCGTGCCATGCACGGCGGCGCCTGA
- a CDS encoding phenylacetaldoxime dehydratase family protein, giving the protein MAQIGIQYDPGTDVQDMRDQVLHALEADASVYQIEAGRHLDAAGHVNDVFLAYWVSGDAYRRWHAEHPLESWVPKPGERSVGLWVESLQVPARRLETSYSTQDARWGMAKNRSKELNPYHSYFGSMRDRIHDAEDGGLPGTVTDVSPAAVMSGSRLVSFEVPENMCFIRSPQGWRHCPDAERDWFEEKMLPVYQAGVDYLSENPLDTGCLSIRKIDVHHPADAQVQTATLAWWQSLAHLEAWAHEHPTHLAILQSFGELARHFAPDVTVVLGHEVYVVPAGGARAEYLNCHDRTGLLPFLGHLSGAVSDLVSDH; this is encoded by the coding sequence ATGGCGCAGATCGGCATCCAGTACGACCCAGGAACCGACGTCCAGGACATGCGCGACCAGGTACTGCACGCCCTGGAAGCAGACGCCTCCGTGTATCAGATCGAGGCCGGCCGACACCTGGACGCGGCCGGCCATGTCAACGACGTGTTCCTGGCGTACTGGGTCTCGGGGGACGCCTACCGCCGATGGCATGCCGAGCACCCGCTGGAATCCTGGGTGCCGAAACCGGGCGAACGAAGCGTCGGGCTCTGGGTCGAGTCGCTGCAGGTACCGGCCCGCCGACTGGAGACGTCGTATTCCACGCAGGATGCACGGTGGGGCATGGCGAAGAACCGGTCGAAGGAACTCAACCCGTACCACTCCTACTTCGGGTCGATGCGCGACCGCATCCACGACGCAGAGGACGGTGGGCTGCCCGGAACAGTAACGGATGTGTCACCGGCCGCCGTGATGTCCGGCAGCCGTCTCGTCTCGTTCGAGGTACCGGAGAACATGTGCTTCATCCGGTCACCTCAAGGGTGGCGGCACTGCCCCGATGCGGAGCGCGACTGGTTCGAGGAGAAGATGCTTCCGGTGTATCAGGCGGGGGTCGACTACTTGTCGGAAAACCCCCTCGACACCGGGTGTCTCAGCATCCGCAAGATCGACGTCCACCACCCTGCTGATGCGCAGGTCCAGACTGCCACGCTGGCCTGGTGGCAGTCGCTCGCGCACCTCGAGGCCTGGGCGCACGAGCATCCCACCCATCTCGCCATCTTGCAGAGCTTCGGCGAGTTGGCCCGGCACTTCGCGCCCGACGTCACCGTGGTTCTCGGTCACGAGGTCTACGTCGTGCCGGCGGGCGGTGCCCGGGCGGAATACCTCAACTGTCACGACCGCACAGGTCTCCTGCCGTTCTTGGGACACCTGAGCGGCGCTGTTTCCGATCTCGTTTCTGACCACTGA